In the Mytilus trossulus isolate FHL-02 chromosome 1, PNRI_Mtr1.1.1.hap1, whole genome shotgun sequence genome, one interval contains:
- the LOC134718534 gene encoding E3 ubiquitin-protein ligase RNF135-like — MEIVEANSSFTSWSKLLRCSICLGVYRRPHTLQCGHSFCTSCLKNLARLTKEQLPQCPFPRLKFSCPTCRKRTLVSSVLNRRLYVNYSIQDFVDNWREQDKKFQDEAYVAVRSIATQSDDSISEQVSDREVSEVDLDVSVEEDSRLPCRIDAISFPKFDGSEESLNGRINGDDFSEQSDSFSDTSSNSDLMDNLDRLVVWNRQQRRPMFVGFVEIFRNWIYEIQETLLGIFECRSRSVMALIWCGYTFSIMIIANGFFPYMVLYSFLFFIILYAESAQQRRNRMR; from the exons ATGGAAATCGTAGAAGCAAATAGTTCCTTTACGTCTTGGAGTAAGCTTCTTCGATGCAGTATCTGTCTTGGTGTTTATCGACGACCCCATACACTACAATGTGGACACAGTTTTTGCACAAG CTGCCTAAAAAATCTTGCCAGACTGACAAAAGAACAACTTCCTCAATGTCCATTCCCAAGATTGAAGTTCTCTTGTCCGACATGTCGAAAAAGGACACTAGTTTCATCAGTTTTGAACAGGCGATTGTACGTCAATTATTCTATTCAAGATTTTGTTGACAACTGGCGTGAACAAGATAAAAAG tttcagGATGAAGCTTACGTAGCTGTTCGGTCTATTGCTACACAAAGCGATGACTCAATATCGGAACAAGTAAGCGACAGGGAAGTTTCTGAAGTAGATCTGGATGTTTCTGTCGAGGAAGATAGTCGACTGCCTTGTCGGATCGACGCCATTTCATTTCCTAAGTTCGATGGAAGTGAAGAATCTCTCAATGGAAGAATTAATGGTGATGATTTTTCAGAGCAATCAGACTCTTTTTCGGATACTTCTTCAAACAGCGATCTGATGGACAACTTAGATCGCCTAGTTGTCTGGAATCGACAGCAGCGCAGACCGATGTTTGTTGGATTTGTAGAAATTTTCCGAAATTGGATCTATGAAATCCAGGAAACTCTGTTGGGAATATTTGAATGCCGGAGTCGGTCTGTAATGGCATTAATCTGGTGCGGATATACTTTTTCCATAATGATAATAGCAAACGGATTTTTTCCTTATATGGTTTTATATAGCTTCTTGTTCTTTATTATACTGTATGCAGAAAGTGCACAACAGCGAAGAAACAGGATGAGATAA